From Kogia breviceps isolate mKogBre1 chromosome 2, mKogBre1 haplotype 1, whole genome shotgun sequence, one genomic window encodes:
- the ZP4 gene encoding zona pellucida sperm-binding protein 4: MWLLQSLWLWFPLSVALSGQHEPEAPGYPGGLRCGLRSFQFTISLLSQETATPPALVAWDNRGLPHRLQNDSECGTWVIEGPGSSLVVDVSYSGCYVTEWDSHYILPVGVEGADAGGRRTVSETKLFRCPVDLPALDIPNVGLCDSVPVWDRLPCAPSPITQGDCKQLGCCYDSEEVSSCYYGNTVTARCTQDGHFSIAVSRNVTSPPLLLNSVHLAFRNDSECRPVTATHTFVLFRFPFTACGTTKWITGNQAVYENELLATRDVRTWSHGSITRDSIFRLQISCSYSTSSNALPVNVQVFTLPPPLPETQPGHLTLELQIAKDKHYSSYYTASDYPVVKLLRDPIYVEVSIQHRTDPSLELRLHQCWATPSTNALLQPQWPMLVNGCPYTGDNYQTKLIPVRRVLELPFPSHYQRFSISTFSFVNSVAKQALKGPVYLHCSASVCQPAGTPSCVTTCPARRRRSSDIHFQNSTASISSQGPMILLQATQDSAEKLHKYSRSPAGSQALWVAGLSGTLIIGALLVSYLAIRKRR; encoded by the exons ATGTGGCTGCTGCAATCTCTCTGGCTCTGGTTTCCGCTGTCTGTTGCTCTGAGTGGCCAGCATGAGCCCGAGGCACCAGGTTATCCCGGTGGACTCCGCTGTGGGCTAAGGAGCTTTCAGTTCACCATAAGCCTTCTCAGCCAGGAGACAGCGACCCCTCCTGCACTAGTAGCTTGGG atAATCGCGGGCTGCCGCACAGGCTGCAGAATGACTCTGAGTGTGGCACCTGGGTCATCGAGGGCCCTGGCAGCTCCCTGGTGGTGGACGTGTCCTACAGCGGCTGCTATGTCACTGAGTGG GACTCCCACTACATCTTGCCGGTTGGAGTTGAAGGAGCAGATGCGGGTGGGCGCAGGACGGTGTCAGAGACAAAGCTGTTCAGGTGTCCTGTGGATCTCCCAG CCCTAGACATCCCAAATGTTGGCCTTTGCGACTCTGTCCCAGTGTGGGACAGACTGCCATGTGCTCCTTCACCCATCACTCAAGGAGACTGCAAGCAGCTAGGCTGCTGCTACGATTCTGAAGAGGTCAGTTCCTGTTACTATGGAAACACAG TGACTGCACGCTGTACCCAGGACGGCCACTTCTCCATCGCTGTGTCTCGGAATGTGACCTCGCCCCCACTGCTGCTGAATTCTGTGCACTTGGCCTTCAGGAATGACAGTGAATGTAGACCGGTGACGGCAACACACACCTTTGTCCTGTTCCGGTTTCCGTTTACTGCCTGTGGTACTACAAAATGG ATCACTGGAAACCAGGCAGTATATGAAAACGAGCTGCTTGCAACTCGGGATGTGAGAACTTGGAGCCATGGTTCTATCACCCGAGACAGTATATTCAG GCTTCAAATCAGTTGTAGCTACTCTACAAGCAGCAATGCTCTTCCAGTTAATGTCCAGGTTTTTACTCTCCCACCACCCCTTCCTGAGACCCAGCCTGGACACCTCACTCTGGAACTTCAGATTGCCAAAG ACAAACACTATAGCTCCTACTACACTGCTAGTGACTACCCAGTGGTGAAGTTGCTTCGGGATCCCATCTACGTGGAAGTCTCCATCCAACACAGAACAGACCCCAGTCTAGAGCTGCGCCTACACCAGTGTTGGGCCACACCCAGCACAAACGCCCTGCTCCAGCCCCAGTGGCCCATGCTGGTAAATGG ATGCCCCTATACTGGAGACAACTATCAGACCAAACTGATCCCTGTCCGGAGAGTCTTGGAGCTGCCGTTTCCTTCTCACTACCAGCGCTTCAGCATTTCCACCTTCAGTTTCGTGAACTCAGTGGCAAAGCAGGCACTCAAGGGACCG GTATATCTGCACTGCAGTGCATCGGTCTGCCAGCCTGCTGGGACACCATCCTGTGTGACAACCTGTCCTGCCAGAC GAAGAAGAAGCTCTGACATCCATTTTCAGAACAGCACTGCTAGCATTTCTAGCCAGGGTCCCATGATTTTACTCCAAGCCACTCAGGACTCTGCAGAAAAACTCCATAAATACTCAA GGTCTCCCGCAGGCTCCCAAGCTCTGTGGGTGGCTGGCCTTTCTGGAACCTTAATCATTGGAGCCTTGTTAGTGTCCTACCTGGCCATCAGGAAACGGAGATGA